The window ATCGCCGGAACTTTATTCAATGTGTGAGGACCTTAATCAAAGATGTTGCGGTTCAAGGGAAAGGACAGGTCATTAAATTTTCTTTTCCTGAGCCCATTCTCGAATCGGTGCGACGAGACACCCAATCCGGGGAAAGGGAAATTCAGTTGGGCGTTTTTCCAATAGGGATTGATTATAATTATTTCTCCGGTTTGGCTGCTTCCCAAGAGGTAGGGCAGCTTGAGAAACAATTTCGAGATAATGTTCAAAATAAACAGATCATTCTTGGGGTCGACCGATTGGATTATACCAAAGGGATTCCCAATCGATTAGAAGCGTTTCGCAATGCCCTGACCCGCTTTCCTGAGCTGCACCGGAAAGTCGTTTTTATTCAACAGGTCATTCCTAGCCGGGCGGATATTCCTGAATACCATGACCTACGGCTCCGCATAGAACAATTGGTGAGCGAGATTAATGGAGAGTTTACAGACTCCGGGTGGGTCCCCATTCATTATATTTTTCGGAGCTTAACCCCTACAGAATTACTGGCCTACTACCGGGCGGCAGAAATTGCTTTGGTGACTCCCTTAAAGGACGGAATGAACATGGTGGCCAAGGAATTTTGTGCAGCCAATGTAGGGGGAAATGGAGTTTTAATTTTGAGCGAATTTGCAGGGGCCGCGGCTCAATTACAGAAAAACGCTTTTCTGGTCAACCCCCATGATGTGGAGTCGGTGGCTGACCGAATTTATGAGGCTTTTAAAATGGGTCAAGAGGATCGCCGTTCGAGAATGAAGAGGCTTCAACGCTCAATCCGGGAATTTGATATATTCTGGTGGGTCGATTCTTTTCTAAATGCGGCCATTGAAAAAAACCTAAGCGATTTTGCGGTGGTGGAAGATTATATTCCCGAACGACGAGTTCGTAAAGTGTCTCTTTCTCCATCCAAAGACCATGTGGTTCCATAGAGTTTTTTTGGTAGAATGAGCTGGAATCTGATAATGAAGGAGGAAAGTTGGATGAACACGAGGAACCTGATTTTTTATTCATTGTTGGCTGGAAGTTTGTTATCACTCGGAGGGTGCGGAACAATGAAAGAACTCCGGGGAGAAAATGAGGATCTAAAAGC is drawn from Nitrospiria bacterium and contains these coding sequences:
- a CDS encoding trehalose-6-phosphate synthase is translated as MKSSRNRLFVVSNRLPYVFSRGDDGRIHAEPSSGGLINALVPVLRNRGGLWVGWPGTLDLGEKDLEPALKSIAKQWGYTLKPVTLTEKERDHFYYGFSNEVIWPLFHDLQSNCNFNPDFWRTYQQVNRKFAQVITKNAGMDDYIWVHDYHFMEVARQLRMMGNHAKLGFFLHIPFPSLDIFLKLPWRFEILRGLLEYDLIGFQTLRDRRNFIQCVRTLIKDVAVQGKGQVIKFSFPEPILESVRRDTQSGEREIQLGVFPIGIDYNYFSGLAASQEVGQLEKQFRDNVQNKQIILGVDRLDYTKGIPNRLEAFRNALTRFPELHRKVVFIQQVIPSRADIPEYHDLRLRIEQLVSEINGEFTDSGWVPIHYIFRSLTPTELLAYYRAAEIALVTPLKDGMNMVAKEFCAANVGGNGVLILSEFAGAAAQLQKNAFLVNPHDVESVADRIYEAFKMGQEDRRSRMKRLQRSIREFDIFWWVDSFLNAAIEKNLSDFAVVEDYIPERRVRKVSLSPSKDHVVP